The following is a genomic window from Bacillota bacterium.
GCCGCTGCACCGGCGGGCGGAAGCTGTAGCGGCGGCCCGCCATGTCGTCCAGCACCTGCTGCAGCACCGCGTCCGGCTCCACGTCGCCCACGACGAGCACGGCCATGTTGCTCGGATGATAAAACGTATCGTAGCAGAGCTGCAGGGTGTCGGCCGTAATTTCCCGAATGGACTCCACCGTGCCCGCGATGTCGATCCGTACCGGGTGCACGTGGTACAGCGCCTGCAACAAGTTCTGCGACAGGCGGTGCCGCGGAAAGTCCTGGTACATCCGGATCTCCTGCTCGATGATGCCGATCTCTTTCCGCACCCCGGCCTCGGTGAAGTGCGGCGCCTGGACGAAGTCCAGCAGCTTGTCGAACGCCTGCGGGAAGTTGTCGGTGGTGGAAAAAAGGTAGCTGGTCATGGTGTAGCTGGTGTACGCGTTGACCGAAGCGCCCAGATCGGCAAAGGCGTTGAAGACGTGGCCGCTCGCGTCTTGGAACAGCTGGTGCTCAAGAAAATGCGCGATGCCGTCGGGCACTTGGATGACTTCGTCCCGATCCGGGCGGCGGAAGCGATTGTCGACGGACCCGTAGCGAGTCGAGAACACCGCGTACTTCTTGTGAAAGCCGGGCTTCGGCATAACGAAGACGCCCAGCCCGTTGTCCAGCCGCGCCTGGTACACCTGCTCCTGCAGCCGCTCGTCCCGCAGAACGGTCCACGCCATGCTCACCGCTCCCCCTCGCTCCGCCCCGGCCGGAGAAAGTAGATCGTATCCAGCTTCACCTTGGCGGCCACCCGGCGCACGTCGTCCACCGTCACCGCCTGCAGCCGCTGCACCGTCTCCTCCACCGTCCGCACCCGGCCGTTGATGATGCCCACAAGCCGCGCCGCGATGATCCGCTCGGGGCTGTCCTGCGCCGAGAGCAAGCCGTTGATCAAGCCCTTCTTCGTCTGCTCCAGCTCGGATGCCGACACGTCCCCGGCCGCCAGCGCCTCCACTTGCTCGCGGATGATGCGCAGCGCCTGTTCGTACTTTTCCGGCGCGATGCCGGCGGTCACGACGAGGACGCCCTTGGTGCCTTCCAGCTGCGACGAGGCGAAATAGGCCAGGCTGGCCCGCTCGCGCACGTTGAGG
Proteins encoded in this region:
- a CDS encoding peptidase M16, which produces MAWTVLRDERLQEQVYQARLDNGLGVFVMPKPGFHKKYAVFSTRYGSVDNRFRRPDRDEVIQVPDGIAHFLEHQLFQDASGHVFNAFADLGASVNAYTSYTMTSYLFSTTDNFPQAFDKLLDFVQAPHFTEAGVRKEIGIIEQEIRMYQDFPRHRLSQNLLQALYHVHPVRIDIAGTVESIREITADTLQLCYDTFYHPSNMAVLVVGDVEPDAVLQQVLDDMAGRRYSFRPPVQRLFDPEPEDVAQARVETTMAAARPLYAVGFKDTPSGDPQRDLLDEVTATLALSAALGRSSALYQELYEADLIDDTFSARFVGGGHFAHTIIAGETKDPEELHRRLLAGLERLRERGIPAEDIRRTQRQAVGEFVQLFDSLEFIANSFLYFHFKGVSLFDYMRALAEATPEQVNARLAEHLRPERSAVSIVWPQGRR